In one Accipiter gentilis chromosome 4, bAccGen1.1, whole genome shotgun sequence genomic region, the following are encoded:
- the NKTR gene encoding NK-tumor recognition protein isoform X7, whose product MQRLRTYRPPSGEKWSKGDKLSDPCTSRWDERSASRRSRSWSHNGYSDISTVRYSSHHKKHRKEKKKVKHKKKSKKQKHFKKHKQTKKKKTSASSDVESSHSFLRRTKSSCDRERKSRSSSLSSRHSSRRGWSKSDKEDQSSSTLSSRGTRSYYRSRSRSRSKSRSYSRRSSRSRSASKSSRSRSRSRSSSNPRLQKTVSNSPRNISTRLNESKLNKTAEPVRAVILPSDKIVVPPVVPENLPVIPLSDSPPPSRWKPGQKPWKPSYERIQEMKAKTTHLIPTQTNYNLVVIKEANTSSSYHKRQRSSDSDRSGYSKYHSDRSSDSWLRSRSRSSRSRSYSRSYTRSRSPSSSRTKSRSSGRSPSLSKYCSDRSGYSESTSYYSLSDDGTHRNKRKSMSSDQKARSLKLRQETSSESTLPYKCTKDYDESSQGLKESDSLSSSDFSTDSEHSAKMKVVQEKEGRFQLEGDTQKQDKNSLSSERGEEESKCEQDSDHAKKKAAKEKSSEQPRGGAKTKRKSYSGSKWDSESNSERGEARHNRGDSRPSSSKEEGEATSGSDTEFSVTKRIKKQSNSSEGFLDSDCAWKTSKQLSSSESESSCSSSTNIREKSKKHKHGSKKTLKKSHSKKAKEKSKGKKEKKHKVQKRKEMFHWQPPLEFDEEDDDEINEKPVTKDDKKEKLLTRDIKDKQVYEKDEIVKDEMGNGEKSCADENLLGKNTTCGASPDRSNLSKDSIETNASTSILNSGINVTACKNEIKQAEESNQNGLEDVIQTDDNMEICTPDRNSPGKVDVDILSPVVLTAKPQALSASINKDLQVETPEQDAVKLGNSITDFINIKEEKEMGRQESNSVPVSLNCSLKCEITENTQSNMIDNKWKPLQGVGNLQPATISTAVEVKNIASAPEPKPAGLRIEIKAKNKVRPGSLFDEVRKTARLNRRPRNQDSSSEEESPSRDDNSPSRSLSRSRSKSDSKSRHRTRSISYSHSRSRSRSSTYSYRSRSYTRSRSRGWYSRDRSRSRSSSYHSYKSRSRTYSRSRSRSSSYGHHSRSSRSYTYDSYYSRSRSRSKRSDSYRRSRSYDRRSRSYGSDSESDRSYSKNRSPSESSRYS is encoded by the exons AGATCAAGATCCTGGTCACATAACGGTTACTCTGATATAAGTACTGTGAGATATTCTAGCCAtcacaaaaagcacagaaaagagaaaaagaaggtgaaacataaaaagaaatctaaaaagcagaagcatttcaagaagcacaagcaaacaaaaaaaaagaaaacatcagcctCATCAGATGTAGAATCCTCTCATTCCTTCCTCAGGAGGACAAAATCATCTTGTGATCGTGAGAGGAAGTCTCGTTCTTCTTCATTGTCTTCTAGACATTCATCCAGAAGAGGCTGGTCTAAATCTGATAAGGAAGACCAGAGCTCATCCACTTTATCAAGCAGAGGGACTCGATCATACTACAGGTCCAGATCCAGATCTAGGTCTAAATCAAGATCTTATTCCCGAAGAAGTTCTAGATCAAGATCAGCCTCTAAATCGTCACGTTCTCGAAGCAGGTCAAGGTCAAGTTCTAACCCTAGGCTTCAAAAGACGGTTTCCAATTCTCCACGAAATATTTCAACACGATTAAATGAAAGTAAGTTGAACAAGACTGCTGAGCCTGTAAGAGCAGTTATACTCCCGAGTGATAAAATTGTCGTACCACCAGTTGTCCCAGAAAACCTCCCTGTTATACCCTTAAGTGATAGTCCGCCTCCTTCAAGGTGGAAACCTGGGCAGAAACCGTGGAAGCCATCTTATGAGCGAATTCAGGAAATGAAAGCTAAAACAACCCATTTAATACCCACACAAACTAATTACAATTTAGTAGTCATTAAAGAGGCCAACACTTCTTCCTCATATCACAAGCGACAAAGGAGTTCAGACAGTGATCGAAGCGGTTATTCCAAATATCATAGTGACAGAAGCTCAGACAGTTGGCTGAGATCAAGAAGCAGGTCTTCTCGAAGTAGGTCATACTCAAGATCTTATACAAGATCTAGAAGTCCATCTAGCTCTAGGACAAAATCTCGTTCTTCTGGTAGATCACCATCACTGAGTAAATACTGCAGTGACAGGTCAGGTTATAGCGAGTCAACATCTTATTATTCCCTTAGCGATGATGGTAcgcacagaaacaaaagaaaatccatgtCAAGTGATCAGAAAGCTCGGTCTCTTAAACTGAGGCAAGAAACGAGCTCCGAAAGTACTCTCCCTTATAAGTGTACAAAAGACTACGATGAGTCTTCTCAAGGATTGAAAGAGAGTGACAGTTTATCATCTTCAGACTTCTCTACTGACAGTGAGCATTCTGCCAAAATGAAAGTAGTCCAAGAAAAAGAAGGCCGTTTTCAATTAGAAGGAGATACTCAGAAACAGGATAAAAATAGCTTAAGTTctgagagaggggaggaggaatcCAAGTGTGAGCAGGATTCTGATCATGCTAAAAAGAAAGCAGCTAAAGAGAAATCTTCTGAGCAGCCTAGAGGTGGTGCAAAAACTAAACGAAAATCCTATTCAGGTAGTAAATGGGACTCTGAATCAAATTCCGAAAGAGGAGAGGCAAGGCATAATAGGGGAGACTCCAGACCCTCCTCCAGTAAAGAAGAAGGAGAGGCCACATCAGGATCTGATACAGAGTTTAGCGTTACCAAAAGGATAAAAAAACAGTCAAATTCTTCAGAAGGCTTTCTGGATTCTGATTGTGCATGGAAGACAAGCAAACAGTTGTCATCTTCTGAATCTGAGAGTTCTTGTTCTAGCTCAACAAACATTAGAGAAAAgtcaaaaaaacacaaacatggatcgaaaaaaactcttaaaaaatcacattccaaaaaagcaaaagaaaaatcaaaagggaaaaaggagaagaaacacaaagttcagaaaagaaaagaaatgtttcactGGCAGCCCCCACTGGAGTTTgatgaagaagatgatgatgagATAAATGAAAAGCCGGTTACCAAggatgataaaaaagaaaagctgcttacCAGGGACATAAAGGATAAACAAGTTTATGAAAAGGATGAAATAGTCAAAGATGAAATGGGAAATGGTGAAAAGTCTTGTGCAGATGAAAACCTTTTAGGTAAAAACACTACATGTGGTGCCTCACCAGATCGCAGTAACCTTAGTAAAGATAGCATTGAAACAAATGCTTCAACCAGTATTTTAAACTCAGGAATAAATGTGACCGCTTGCAAGAATGAGATTAAACAAGCTGAAGAAAGTAACCAGAATGGTTTGGAAGATGTTATTCAGACAGATGACAACATGGAGATTTGTACTCCAGATCGTAACTCACCAGGGAAGGTTGATGTGGACATTTTGTCTCCTGTCGTTCTCACCGCTAAACCTCAGGCTTTAAGTGCTAGTATAAACAAAGATTTACAGGTTGAGACCCCTGAACAAGATGCTGTCAAACTGGGAAACAGTATTACAGACTTTATtaatattaaagaagaaaaagaaatgggaaggcaAGAAAGTAACTCTGTCCCTGTGTCTTTAAACTGTAGTTTAAAATGCGAAATTACTGAAAATACACAGAGCAATATGATAGATAATAAGTGGAAGCCTTTGCAAGGTGTTGGTAATTTACAACCAGCAACAATTAGTACTGCTGTAGAAGTTAAGAATATAGCTTCAGCACCAGAGCCTAAACCAGCAGGTTTAAGAattgaaataaaagctaaaaataaagtaAGGCCTGGATCTCTGTTTGATGAAGTTAGAAAAACAGCACGGCTAAATCGAAGGCCAAGGAACCAAGACAGTTCCAGTGAAGAAGAATCTCCGAGTAGAGATGACAATAGCCCATCCAGGAGTCTCAGTAGGTCACGAAGTAAATCTGATTCTAAATCCAGACACAGAACAAGGTCCATATCTTACAGTCACTCAAGAAGTCGATCCCGAAGTTCTACGTATTCATATAG GTCAAGAAGCTATACAAGAAGCCGAAGCAGAGGATGGTATAGTAGAGATCGGTCAAGAAGTCGAAGTAGTTCTTACCACAGTTACAAGAGTCGTAG tCGAACCTATAGTAGAAGTAGATCCAGAAGTAGTTCTTATGGTCATCACAGTCGATCCAG tagGTCATACACGTATGATAGTTACTATAGCAGAAGTCGAAGTAGAAGTAAAAGGAGTGACAGCTATCGAAGATCTAGAAGTTATGATAGGCGATCCAG ATCTTATGGCTCTGACAGTGAAAGTGATCGCAGTTACTCTAAGAATCGAAGTCCCAGTGAAAGCAGCAGATATAGCTGA